A single genomic interval of Ammospiza caudacuta isolate bAmmCau1 chromosome 19, bAmmCau1.pri, whole genome shotgun sequence harbors:
- the LOC131566111 gene encoding myosin heavy chain, skeletal muscle, adult-like — MASGDAEMAVFGEAAPYLRKSEKERIAAQNKPFDAKSSVFVVHPKESFVKGTIQSRESGKVTVKTEGGETLTVKDDQIFSMNPPKYDKIEDMAMMTHLHEPAVLYNLKERYAAWMIYTYSGLFCVTVNPYKWLPVYNPEVVLAYRGKKRQEAPPHIFSISDNAYQFMLTDRENQSILITGESGAGKTVNTKRVIQYFATIAASGDKKKEEKSSGKMQGTLEDQIISANPLLEAFGNAKTVRNDNSSRFGKFIRIHFGATGKLASADIETYLLEKSRVTFQLKAERSYHIFYQIMSNKKPELIEMLLITTNPFDFPFVSQGEITVPSIDDKEELMATDSAIDILGFTADEKTAIYKLTGAVMHYGNLKFKQKPREEQAEPEGTEVADKAAYLMGLNSADMLKALCYPRVKVGNEYVTKGQTAQQVHNAVGALAKALYERMFLWMVVRINEQLDTKQPRQYFIGVLDIAGFEIFDFNSFEQLCINFTNEKLQQFFNHHMFVLEQEEYKKEGIEWTFIDFGMDLAACIELIEKPMGIFSILEEECMFPKATDTSFKNKLYDQHLGKSSNFQKPKPTKGKVEAHFSLVHYAGTVDYNITGWLEKNKDPLNETVIGLYQKSSVKTLALLFANYGGADAAEASGGGGGKKGGKKKGSSFQTVSALFRENLNKLMTNLRSTHPHFVRCIIPNETKTPGAMEHELVLHQLRCNGVLEGIRICRKGFPNRVLYADFKQRYKVLNASAIPEGQFIDSKKACEKLLGSIDIDHTQYKFGHTKVFFKAGLVGLLEEMRDEKLAQLITRTQARCRGFLARMEYQKMVERRESIFCIQYNIRAFMNVKHWPWMKLFFKIKPLLKSAESEKEMANMKQEFEKTKEELAKSEAKRKELEEKMVKLVQEKNDLQLQVQSEADALADAEERCDQLIKTKIQLEAKVKEVTERAEEEEEINAELTAKKRKLEDECSELKKDIDDLELTLAKVEKEKHATENKVKNLTEEMAALDETIVKLTKEKKALQEAHQQTLDDLQAEEDKVNTLTKAKIKLEQQVDDLEGSLEQEKKLRMDLERAKRKLEGDLKLAQDSIMDLENDKQQLDEKLKKKDFEISQIQSKIEDEQLLGMQFQKKIKELQARIEELEEEIEAERTSRAKAEKHRADLSRELEEISERLEEAGGATAAQVEMNKKREAEFQKMRRDLEEATLQHEATAAALRKKHADSTAELGEQIDNLQRVKQKLEKEKSEMKMEIDDLASNIESVSKAKANLEKMCRTLEDQLSEYKTKEEQNQRMISDLSAQRARLQTESGEYGRQVEEKDALISQLSRGKQAFTQQIEELKRQLEEEIKAKNALAHALQSARHDCDLLREQYEEEQEAKGELQRALSKANSEVAQWRTKYETDAIQRTEELEEAKKKLAQRLQEAEEHVEAVNAKCASLEKTKQRLQNEVEDLMIDVERSNAACAALDKKQKNFDKVLAEWKQKYEETQAELEASQKESRSLSTELFKMKNAYEESLDHLETMKRENKNLQQEISDLTEQIAEQGKAIHELEKVKKQIEQEKSEIQAALEEAEASLEHEEGKILRLQLELNQVKAEIDRKIAEKDEEIDQMKRNHLRVVESLQSSLDAEIRSRNEALRLKKKMEGDLNEMEIQLSHANRVAAEAQKNLRNTQGVLKDTQIHLDDALRTQDDLKEQVAMVERRANLLQAEIEELRAALEQTERSRKLAEQELLDATERVQLLHTQNTSLINTKKKLETDIAQIQGEMEDTIQEARNAEEKAKKAITDAAMMAEELKKEQDTSAHLERMKKNLDQTVKDLQLRLDEAEQLALKGGKKQIQKLEARVRELEGEVDAEQKRSAEAVKGVRKYERRVKELTYQSEEDRKNILRLQDLVDKLQMKVKSYKRQSEEAEQLSNVNLSKFRKIQHELEEAEERADIAESQVNKLRAKSREFHRRIEEEE, encoded by the exons ATGGCCTCTGGAGATGCTGAGATGGCTGTTTTTGGGGAGGCAGCTCCTTACCTCCGAAAATCGGAGAAGGAGAGAATTGCAGCCCAGAACAAACCTTTCGATGCCAAGTCATCAGTCTTTGTGGTTCATCCCAAAGAATCCTTTGTGAAAGGGACAATCCAGAGCAGGGAATCGGGAAAAGTCACTGTCAAGACTGAAGGGGGAGAG ACCCTGACCGTGAAAGATGACCAGATCTTCTCCATGAACCCTCCCAAGTATGACAAAATCGAGGACATGGCCATGATGACCCACCTGCACGAACCCGCTGTGCTGTACAACCTCAAAGAGCGTTACGCAGCCTGGATGATCTAC ACCTACTCGGGTCTCTTCTGCGTCACTGTCAACCCCTACAAGTGGCTGCCGGTGTACAACCCCGAGGTGGTGTTGGCCTACCGAGGCAAGAAGCGCCAGGAGGCCCCTCCACACATCTTCtccatctctgacaatgcctaTCAGTTCATGCTGACTG ATCGTGAGAATCAGTCCATCCTGATCAC CGGAGAATCCGGGGCCGGGAAGACTGTGAACACCAAGCGTGTCATCCAGTACTTTGCAACAATTGCAGCCAGTGGAGAcaagaagaaagaggagaagTCATCAGGCAAAATGCAG GGAACGCTTGAGGATCAAATCATCAGTGCCAACCCACTGCTGGAGGCCTTTGGAAACGCCAAGACTGTGAGGAACGACAACTCCTCACGCTTT GGCAAATTCATCAGAATCCACTTTGGTGCCACAGGCAAACTGGCTTCTGCTGACATTGAAACTT ATCTGCTGGAGAAGTCCAGAGTCACTTTCCAGCTCAAGGCGGAAAGGAGCTACCACATCTTTTATCAGATCATGTCCAACAAGAAGCCAGAGCTAATTG aaatgctCCTCATCACCACCAACCCATTTGACTTCCCTTTTGTGAGTCAAGGTGAGATCACTGTCCCCAGCATTGATGACAAGGAGGAGTTGATGGCAACAGAT AGTGCCATTGACATCCTGGGCTTCACTGCTGATGAAAAGACAGCCATCTACAAGCTGACAGGGGCTGTCATGCACTATGGGAACCTGAAATTCAAGCAGAAACCAAGAGAGGAGCAAGCAGAGCCTGAAGGCACTGAAG TTGCTGACAAGGCTGCCTACCTGATGGGTCTGAACTCAGCCGACATGCTGAAGGCCCTCTGCTACCCCCGAGTCAAAGTGGGGAATGAATACGTGACCAAGGGCCAAACAGCACAGCAG gTGCACAATGCTGTGGGTGCCTTGGCAAAGGCGCTTTATGAGAGAATGTTCCTGTGGATGGTTGTTCGCATCAATGAACAGCTGGACACGAAGCAGCCCAGGCAGTACTTCATTGGTGTGCTGGACATTGCTGGCTTTGAGATCTTTGAT ttcAATAGCTTTGAACAGCTGTGCATCAATTTCACCAATGAAAAACTGCAACAGTTCTTCAACCACCACATGTtcgtgctggagcaggaggagtaCAAGAAGGAAGGAATTGAATGGACATTCATTGATTTTGGGATGGACCTGGCTGCCTGCATTGAGCTCATTGAGAAG CCCATGGGCATCTTCTCCATCCTGGAAGAGGAGTGCATGTTCCCCAAGGCAACTGACACCTCTTTCAAGAACAAGCTCTATGACCAGCACCTGGGCAAGTCCAGCAACTTCCAGAAGCCAAAACCTACCAAAGGCAAGGTTGAGGCCCACTTCTCCCTGGTGCACTATGCTGGCACAGTGGATTACAACATCACTGGGTGGCTGGAGAAGAACAAGGACCCTCTGAATGAAACTGTCATTGGGCTGTACCAGAAATCATCTGTGAAGACCCTGGCTTTACTCTTTGCCAACTATGGTGGAGCAGATGCAG cTGAGGCtagtggtggtggtggtggcaagAAGGGAGGCAAGAAGAAGGGTTCTTCCTTCCAGACTGTCTCAGCTCTTTTTCGG GAGAATTTAAACAAGCTGATGACCAACCTGAGAAGCACCCACCCCCATTTTGTACGGTGCATCATTCCAAATGAAACTAAAACACCTG GTGCCATGGAGCACGAGCTGGTGCTGCATCAGCTGCGCTGTAACGGCGTGCTGGAAGGGATCAGGATCTGCAGGAAAGGATTTCCCAACAGAGTCCTGTATGCAGATTTTAAACAGAG atACAAAGTATTAAATGCCAGTGCTATCCCAGAGGGACAGTTCATTGACAGCAAGAAGGCATGTGAGAAACTTCTTGGATCGATTGACATAGACCATACTCAATACAAATTCGGTCACACTAAG GTGTTCTTCAAAGCTGGGCTGGTAGGCCTTTTGGAAGAGATGAGAGATGAGAAGCTGGCACAGCTCATCACCCGCACCCAGGCCAGATGCAGGGGCTTCCTGGCGAGGATGGAGTACCAGAAAATGGTGGAGAGAAG GGAGTCCATCTTCTGCATCCAGTACAACATTCGTGCATTCATGAATGTCAAACACTGGCCGTGGATGAAGCTGTTCTTCAAGATCAAGCCCTTGCTGAAGAGTGCAGAGTCTGAGAAGGAAATGGCCAACATGAAACAAGAATTTGAGAAAACCAAGGAAGAGCTTGCGAAGTCTGAGGCAAAGcggaaggagctggaggagaaaatGGTGAAACTGGTGCAGGAGAAAAAtgacctgcagctccaggttCAGTCT GAAGCTGATGCTTTGGCTGATGCTGAGGAAAGGTGTGACCAGCTcatcaaaaccaaaatccagCTGGAAGCCAAAGTCAAGGAGGTGACAGAAAGGGctgaagaagaagaggaaattaATGCTGAGTTGACAGCCAAGAAGAGGAAGCTGGAGGATGAATGTTCAGAGCTGAAGAAAGATATTGATGACCTTGAGCTAACACTGGCCaaggtggagaaggaaaaacatgCCACTGAAAACAAG GTGAAAAACCTGACTgaggagatggcagccctggatgAGACGATTGTGAAGCTGACAAAGGAGAAGAAAGCCCTCCAAGAGGCGCATCAGCAGACCCTGGATGACCTGCAGGCAGAGGAAGACAAAGTCAATACTCTGACCAAAGCCAAGATCAAGCTGGAACAGCAAGTGGATGAT CTGGAAGGGTCCCTGGAGCAAGAGAAGAAACTGCGCATGGACCTGGAGAGAGCAAAGAGGAAACTGGAAGGAGACCTGAAGCTGGCCCAGGACAGCATCATGGATTTGGAGAATGAtaagcagcagctggatgagAAACTGAAGAA GAAAGACTTTGAAATCAGCCAGATCCAGAGCAAGATCGAGGATGAGCAACTTCTAGGCATGCAATTTCAGAAGAAGATCAAGGAGCTGCAG GCCcgcattgaggagctggaggaggagattGAGGCAGAGCGAACCTCTCGCGCTAAAGCAGAGAAGCATCGCGCTGACCTGtccagggagctggaggagatcAGCGAGCGCCTGGAAGAAGCAGGAggggccacagcagctcaggtggAGATGAACAAGAAGCGTGAGGCAGAGTTCCAGAAGATGCGCCGTGACCTGGAAGAGGCCACGCTGCAGCACGAAGCCACGGCTGCCGCCCTGCGCAAGAAGCACGcggacagcacagctgagctgggcgAGCAGATCGACAACCTGCAACGCGTGAAGcagaagctggagaaggagaagagtgAGATGAAGATGGAGATTGATGACTTGGCCAGTAACATAGAGTCTGTGTCTAAAGCCAAG GCAAATCTGGAGAAGATGTGCCGCACTCTGGAAGACCAGCTGAGCGAGTATAAAACAAAGGAGGAGCAGAATCAGCGCATGATTAGCGATCTTAGTGCTCAAAGAGCTCGTCTCCAGACAGAATCTG GTGAATATGGACGCCAGGTGGAAGAAAAAGATGCTTTAATTTCTCAGCTGTCTAGAGGGAAACAGGCTTTCACCCAGCAGATTGAAGAACTGAAGCGGCAGCTAGAGGAGGAGATCAAG GCCAAGAACGCCCTGGCCCATGCCCTGCAGTCCGCTCGCCACGACTGTGACTTGCTCCGGGAACAAtatgaggaggagcaggaggccaAAGGGGAGCTGCAGCGAGCCCTGTCCAAGGCCAACAGTGAAGTGGCCCAGTGGAGAACCAAATACGAGACGGACGCGATTCAGCGCACGGAGGAGCTTGAGGAGGCCAA GAAGAAGCTTGCCCAGCGcctgcaggaggcagaggagcaTGTTGAGGCTGTCAATGCCAAATGTGCCTCTCTGGAGAAGAcaaagcagaggctgcagaatGAAGTGGAGGACCTGATGATTGACGTGGAGAGATCCaatgctgcctgtgctgctctggataAGAAGCAGAAGAACTTTGACAAG GTCCTGGCAGAATGGAAGCAGAAGTATGAGGAAACgcaggctgagctggaggcCTCGCAGAAGGAGTCACGCTCTCTGAGCACGGAGCTGTTCAAGATGAAGAATGCCTATGAGGAGTCCTTGGACCACCTGGAAACAATGAAGCGGGAGAACAAGAACTTGCAGC AGGAGATTTCTGACCTCACGGAGCAGATTGCGGAGCAAGGAAAGGCCATTCATGAGCTGGAGAAAGTGAAGAAGCAGATTGAGCAGGAGAAATCTGAaatccaggctgctctggaggaaGCAGAG GCCTCCCTGGAACATGAGGAGGGGAAGATCCTGCGCCTGCAGCTTGAACTCAACCAGGTGAAGGCTGAGATTGACAGGAAGATAGCAGAGAAAGATGAGGAGATTGACCAGATGAAGAGAAACCACCTGCGAGTTGTGGAGTCCTTGCAGAGCAGTTTGGATGCTGagatcaggagcaggaatgaaGCCCTGAGACTGAAGAAGAAGATGGAGGGAGACCTGAATGAAATGGAGATCCAGCTGAGCCATGCCAACCGTGTGGCTGCAGAGGCACAGAAGAATCTGAGAAATACACAGGGAGTGCTCAAG GACACCCAGATCCATCTGGACGATGCTCTCAGGACACAGGATGACCTGAAGGAGCAGGTGGCCATGGTGGAGCGCAGAGCAAACCTGCTGCAGGCTGAAATTGAGGAGCTCcgggcagccctggagcagacGGAGCGGTCGAGGAAATTGGCTGAGCAGGAGCTTCTGGATGCCACAGAAcgtgtgcagctcctgcacaccCAG AACACCAGCCTGATCAACACCAAGAAGAAGCTGGAAACGGACATTGCCCAGATCCAGGGCGAAATGGAGGATACCATCCAGGAAGCCCGCAATGCTGAGGAGAAGGCCAAGAAGGCCATCACAGAT GCGGCCATGATGGCAGAAGAGCTGAAGAAGGAGCAGGACACCAGTGCCCACCTGGAGAGGATGAAGAAGAACCTGGACCAGACGGTGAAGGACCTGCAGCTTCGTCTGGATGAGGCCGAGCAGCTGGCACTGAAGGGAGGGAAGAAGCAGATCCAGAAGCTGGAGGCCAGG GTGCgggagctggaaggggaggTTGATGCTGAGCAGAAGCGCAGCGCTGAAGCCGTGAAGGGTGTGCGCAAGTACGAGCGCAGGGTGAAGGAACTCACCTACCAG TCTGAGGAAGACAGGAAGAATATTCTCAGGCTGCAGGATCTGGTAGACAAGCTGCAAATGAAAGTGAAATCCTACAAGAGACAATCTGAGGAGGCC GAGCAGCTGTCCAATGTGAACCTGTCCAAGTTCCGCAAGATCCAGCACGAGCTGGAGGAGGCCGAGGAGCGGGCTGACATTGCAGAGTCACAGGTCAACAAGCTCCGAGCCAAGAGCCGCGAGTTCCATAGGAGGATAGAAGAGGAAGAGTGA